The window ATAATTAAAGGGTCGGAGCTGCTAAACATCTCGTTCACATTGCTTAATTAAAGAGAAAACGGATTGTTGCCAGGCAACGTGGCTGCAGATTTAACTGCTCAATGGTTCTTTCTGAAGAAGGTGAAGCACTTTTCAGCAACCCGCAGCAAGTTATAAAACTATTTGgtcaatgtgaaataaatgtatttttaaaaagctgcagtAATTTAGCCTTGTGGACAGAGTGGGATTATTTTCCCCTCTCAGATGGCTTACCGTGGCTTAGCCAGAGAACAAATTAGTCCATGAATGAAAACAGAGAAGAGACCCTGTTCCTGTCTGTTAGCGCATTTCCTTTTAAACAACCATCTTTCCTTCAGCAGAGGCAAATGCAGGATGCCACAAACGAGCAAGGACAACCACTTTAAAACCAATCCTAGATAATCAGCTCTGTGGCGATATCGGACGCCCGAGCTTGTGGAACTGGAAAGTGGCATCGCTATCAGCTGAAACCTACCTGAAGATGACATATCCCAGCCGGTCGACTGTCACAGGGTCTGTGGCCAACAAAGATGGAAAGATGACCCCAGATGGTGGCAGGAGGAACAGTGGCAAATTGAACTTGAGGTACACGTCACACACCTAAAGTTACATAGATGCCTctgttttaaaaacacacatacagacagcaTGCATATAAACGTTGGACAGGTGACTTAACCATTACCAACTCGTAGAAGTTCAGTGTTTGATGGTGGAGGAGGATGTGGTAGTTCTCAAGCTGAAGACCTGCAGAGGCCAGACGGCCCACATACTGCACTAGCTCCGTCACCAGCTCCAGAAATTCAGACATGTGGAGATTCctgagagaaaacacacaaatctgTACATGTACGTGTAACAAGGTGTAACAACGCTCCAAATCCCCATTTTTGTTCTGTCAAGCAAGTAGATCAAGGCAGGGCCAGAATATTTGATTATTCTGGGATTACCCCTCAACGAGCCAATAATAAGGGTTTTTAGAACCATGGGATCAGGTTCATCTCCCATGAGCAGATAAATCAACAATTTTCATCAAACCAATTCTCTTGAATCAGAATCACATTTTTTCTATAAATATgcgagcaaacacacacactcaagcacaacagtatgaaaacagaaaatatagTCTAATACCTTATTtacagataataaaaataataccataaaagagaagtgattgacAACCCATCTTACAGATCCTATTCTCCCATTGCACTAGTCTTATTTATATAGATCACCCCAAAAACAAAAGGTTAGAgctttagtttaaaaaaattgaagagcatgcatttaaaatctattcCCATAAAATCATGCAGCTCTGCTCACAAGTGCTCAAATTGAATTTTGAGACTATATATGCAGAGACAgaacatttaataaagaaaaaaaacacacacaaaaaaaaacactagtgACACAAGAGATGAACATTGACCTCTACAATGACCCCAACACAATGCCCTTATCAGTTCAAATCCATACACAACGTTGAGCATAAATGACCTTTTAAGGGAGTCATTAGTTTGAAGAATAGTTCCCACTAGATATTCAGGAAGTGTAATTAACTAATGAAAGGAAATGTCCTCTGGTTATAATATAGATAGAACATATCACACCAGCCAAGCCAGTATTCTACAACTGAATTCCTGAGATAGTCCACACTCGTGCTACACGTAACAGTGATGTCAAAGTGACACTACATCTCCCATGCACTGTTTAACACTCATCGCCACACACCAAAGTGTGGAAGAAAGGGAAAAGGCTCACATGGTGCGACTGCTGCTTAGGCTGACATCAAGCTCCTTGTGTGAAGTTTGGACAAAATGCCAGGTCAGCCACTTCCACAGCATACTCCTCAGGCACTCGATGACGCCGCACTGCAAGGGGAAGACAGATTAAAGACCGGATTCGTCTGCTAAAGGATCGAAAGCGGTCAAACAAATCCAGGCGTAGAGGACATCCTTTCTAAAAAGGCGACGTGAACCAGAGGGGGAGCTCTATCCAGCGGATCATGGATGAAGACAACAAACTAaccttgaaaaacacagaaGAGGTGAAGTACAGCTGCTGCAAGGGCTCAAAAAGAAACATCTTCATGCCTGTATGAAAAACAGGtctgattaaaacaaaataatgcaGACAACGCTGTTAATCAGTGGGGTCTATATATCcatttatccatccatccatccatccatccaccaccaccacccctcacacacatacacttatcTGAACTGCACATATTCACACATCAATTCAAATGTTCCCCTATCCCCGTCCAGAAAACCTCAGGTCAAAAAATGCAGATataacttcctgtctgtggcaaacattgtggttggtgcaccatggctgaatttcggaaagagactaaTACAGTATTAGGAGACCACTATGaaaactatataaaagcaaaaaaaaaattcatttcattttaagtaTTGATGAAGCAGAAGCAGTGAAGGAAGGGTTTGCTTACGGGACACAGGCAGAGGTGGGATGTCACTCAGCAGACTCAGTATCTGTGGTTGGTGAAGAGAGCCATCCCACATGGCCAGGAATTTGAAGAGAAAGAATTCACTGCTGGAGAAGCACTCCTGGGGGAGAGACAAACATCTCTGGTAAGCATCTGCCTGTCGTCCCAAATTCTATATCCGCCAACAAGTCGGTCTGTGGAGCACAGCGTGATCTGGATTGACAGCGCCAGTCCTGGGAGAAATGTGAGGGACTGATACGGTGAAGTATGAGGGCTCCGATCAAGGCACTGTTTCACCAAGCCCAACTCGCTCACAAATTAACAGCACGTCcccatttatttatcatttaaattATACAGCATGGGAAATGCTTATGTAGCCAATCAATGCAGAGGTTTATATGATAAACAAGCATTTTACAGCAGTATGTCAACTGAGGTGCTTCCATCCATTGTTTAATGATGAGCTTAAAGATAAAACAGCCAATTACTTACTTCCAAAATGCTAAAATTGCATTATAaatcacaggaaaaaaacaatgcatgtcTAATTCTGTGAATTTCTGAAAAGCATAAAACGTTTCCACGTTGCAATATGATCAAATTACCGTTTTCCACTAGAGCCATGCTCAGTATGCTGATACCTGGATACACTTCAACACACAAACGCCTGTATTGATGTGTCATTGAATTTGCCCTCAGGTATATTAAATTTTAATTCTCCAATATGCCACTTCAGTCTACTATATAGAATTTATTAACTGTTGCTGCCCAGGTTATTGAACTGCACTGTGCCATTGAGTGGTATTGTGATGTATGCGGCATTACTTGGCAGCAGTCTACAATTTATGCCCAATTTGAAGTCAAAGTCTGAAATTATGATAGGGCAAAATATGTGCCCTTAAAATGCCAAAGCAGCTTTCAGTAAATGTGATCTTATTGATTAATGTCCATGCATTACATAAAGAGCAAAAATGTCctctgtgtgtaaaaaaaattatactggCTTTTTAAAAGATTAATACTTAAGTAACATCAAAGCACATCAAAGTGTGTCTTGAcaaaaaatgcagacatttatacAACTAGGTCACGCATGGTTGTGAGAAAGTCAATGCCTCTGCATCATTGGGTGCCCAGTTGACCTAACATCAGTAAATGAGGCTTTATTTTTAGATGAGAACGTCGTGATACAAACCAGGCAATATGAAAGTCAGTCAGAAAgtttaagaggaaaaaaacagactgcAAAAATACAGACCTAGTCAGTACGGACCAGAAAAAGAGGCGATTATCCTCATAAAGGGTGAAATTCTTGTTAAATATCAGACTTTTACAAGACTAAAGGAAACACTATTCAACATTGTGATGATAATTGGGCAAACAGTATGAGGTTGTCGCAACCATACTTCAGTTCATGAAGGCTTTCTTAATGCCTGGGTCTTGAATTTTGCCTAAAAAGATTAGTTTCTCCCAACAAAAGCTTTTTCTTCAGAAGTTAAAGCGTATCAACAGACTCAAAGGTTTTGCTGAGAACTGCTCCGTCTGCATTTTGTGAGAAAGCTGCTGGAATAGGCTCTGCAGGTGTgaccaaaatgtaaaataaaagcatttatgCTTCCTTCCAATGTATGAATGATCTCTTGATGAGAGCAGTGGTGTTCCGTTCACATAAAGGCAGACCTAATGGTGGGTGTGGGCGTCTGGCCATTGAGAGGATGGAAGTGCAAACCTGTAGGAAGTCCTGCGTAGAGATGAGCATGTCCAGAAACTGAGAGGGTTCAGTCGAATTCTCCGGGTTTCCATCtcgagaacagaacagaaattcTGGGGGGAAAACATTAAAATTCCATTTTACACCATACATAATACAAGCAAGTTAAGCAATAGTAAGAattctaatttaaaaaatagattTCCTTAAGAAAAGCAGAAtgggaaagcaaaaaaaaacaaaaatataaaaatctgaGCAGTCAATAaattaaagaataaataaagcaaCACGAATTCTcaaaaacaggtacattttaagaaagatatacaatataatagtatataggaactgctggatGTTTAAGTTGCTAGTACAAATTTGTCATGGTGCCTCGTGCTGCCAGTTCACTGTTGGCCGACTCCATTCCCAGCTGGTCTGTCATTGTGACATCACACATACAACTTGCAAAATGTGCTTTAAGAGAGCAGCACTGTTGTACGAGGTGGGTGTGGCATTGAACAGTGAACAAAAACggttttatatatgttgtatatgcGTTCACCATCACCTGTCGATGGTAGCCGAGATTtcccaaatcaaatgaacatttaatgcatttattttcagCATGCAAAAACCTTTAACCAATCTGTTGTTGGCGTGGTTGAGAGTAAAAGCTGCACCTCTCAGATCACTGGGGGAgactaatatttatttattttgcagccacGCCAGTACGCCCGAACGCTATCAGCCCTGGGATTGTCTCAGCAGAAATTAATTTAGAATTCGTGTTATAGGTCAGACCTACAcatgatgtgtaaaaaaaacaaaaaaaaaaacacagctgggATAACAGAATcgatttcaatattttaaatgcattgtagCAATTAATGTGCTAATTTTCATAGCCCTATATTTGAATACATAAGGATAGTGGTACTTCAGGATGTGGTAACTGTTGAAACACAGGGCTGACAAACAGCACTTAGATTCCCTACTTAGAAAATCTTAAAATGAACTAGGCACTGCTTCTACTTACAAATGACCACAATCAGAATCACAGAGGCAAATCTTACTTGTATTAACTCAGCAGTGTGTGGATTAAAGATCTAGGGCTCACTCTGTACATTTGAAgatgggaagaaaaaaataaataaaatcacctTCATGAAGCACGCTGCCAAGCCAGAAGTTGAGGCGGAGGAGCGCAGACTCATCGTGCACGCAGTCTAGGTAGTGGAGGGCCAATGAAGAGCTGAGTAATGAGCCCATCTGAGCAGGAAGCTGCACACGGAAATTCACAGAAAATAGCAAACGCTTATTACTGGAGCATAGACAACATCCATAACCAATCAGAGGGCATCTTGGCGCGAGGCTGCTGCGTTTCCATTCCAGCGTTTATTGCGGCAAAAATAATCTGTCTGACAGCACTGACGAATAGACCATAAAACTATCATTATCAGTGTGAAAGTTGAGGTCATCCAAGTGAATAGGTTGAGGGTGTTTATGCAGCATTACTAATCCGCTTTTCAGGTAATCGGCAATTAATTGCAAGGGTTGGACAAATCGTTAGGTTGGGACAAGCAGAGTCCGTGTCCAGGCAGCCAGAATTTTATACATCATTAGGCAGCAGAAAGCAACATTTTCCAAGTCTGGTTCAGCAATAGTTCAGACTCAGAACATCTCCTAGGTCATACAGCCACAGCCCACAATTTAAGTCCTCTAAAAAACAGACAGAGTTTGGCAATAGTTAGAAACGTTAAATCCCACTACATGCTATACGGGATAGTTGAACAGGGAAGGCTTCTGTGCATTGTGGGTTTCCTGTCTGCCAAGTAATTATTTTGCAGTGCACTTCCAAACTCTCACATGAGCTTCTAGTGGATGTTGAGCGTTGCTTTGCTTTCACATTTAGCAGAAGGCGCAGCTGTTTCCAGCGCTCAAGCACTCAAACTTGAGACAGGCCGCAATTTCATAGGAGAATCGTGAGCCCGTCCAAAGTAAAAACACCACTGATCACTCCGCTTGGTATGAGTTCAATACTGGCCAATGCACAGTATCAAAATCACTCAATGCAACATGATATTATCAATCCCATAATCACATTAGGCAGTTTGCTTCATTTTGTGGCTAAACTGTCAGCCTTGAAAAGAGCTTTTAACCGAAACATAGCATTAGCCGTCCCAGAGGGACATTCAGAGGGACACTGAACAGCTGCTtaacaatatataataaataaataatacattgtgACAGACTGTCATTGGACATGGCTGAGCTTTCTCATAATTAAGGAGCAAATGAATCAGTCATCATCAGTCGAGCGGCGAAGGAATTTAATGACAGGGCCGCGGCAGCAGCAGAGGCAGGGATCGATGATCCTTCGCCAGGGCGCCGTGACAGATTTGTTTTACGCCGCATGATTGACTGCCCGCTTGGCCCCGGTCGGCCCACCCAGTATTCCCCACAGCGGCCCCCACCGTCACAGAAGAGATAAGGGGCAGAGATTCGCGGCAGCTTGTTGCACATGTTGGCCAGACGAGCGACAAGAAGAAGTTTATGTGGCGTGAAGCGTGAAAGCGGGCCCGGGGCCTTTAAAAAGTGATTTATCAGCGTATGTCAGGTCAGCGGATCCGCCAGACAAAAACAATTTGCCGAGGAGACTTTGGTAATTGCGCCGAGGCACgttcattgtttatttatttgttatcaACGGATTTCAATTAAGGCACCTGCTGACATCTTTGTGCGGTTGAGATAATTAAGATGCCGCACTGCGTTGTGATAAGCGGTTGATGAGCCGAGGCTGTTTTTGTAGCCTCCGCAGGCCATAAAATTAAATCTCTGAACAGCTGTAATATTCAGTATGGTTCGTAGAGGGCTACCGCCCATTCAGGGCTCGCTCTCACTGGCCTTTGATGTGTATGAGAGGTGAGATTCTCTCAGACAAACACTTGGTTTATTGTGCTGACGTGTGTAAACACAGCTCCACCGTGTGGATAAATGAGGCCGTTACAAAAAAGATGGTGACCGGTTAAGAAAACAGCACAAAATtcttgaaattaaaaaaatatacatacaccTTTTCCACGATTGTGTGCATgatgtttatatatttgtgtttttgtggtctTGTGTGGCCTACCTCAATATTATCCAAGTTCTGTAACAGCTGAGCAAAGGAACGCAGTTGCTGCAGATGGACCGCTTTACCCCTCGACGATTCAATCTCCGGGCCACAACTCAGCTGTGGCACTTCCAGGTGATGCAATTTCTTCTTGGTAAAGGTGGAGATGACAGAACAGGAAGtgtcagcatcagcagcacATTTAAGATAATTATCAGCTTCCTATTCACAGAATATATGTCTATCTCTCTTGCAATATCAGTATTATCCAGATATCAAGTTTGTaacatattaaaacaaatagttagaattacaaaaaaagaattacaaaaaaaaaaagctatacgTATAGCAATTATAAATAACAAGACTGATATGACCTTATAATGTCAGGAGAATTCATACTAGTGACTAGCAATAATATTAATACCAGAAATTTAGTGTttcaatgaaagtgaaagaattTCAATATATTTTAAGAAGTCCTCCATTTGACAATATTTACTACATGCACCTGCATCTTGTTGGTGtttatgtttcatttcattGCATTACTTTTATCCTgaagctcttatccagagcaaattatgGTCATTAATTAGATAGATGGgttttgctcaggggcacagtgATAGTAAGTGGTATCATCAGGGTTAAGTTTTGCTCCCAACCCATATGTTTGTGACTTACCCTTTTCCTGGTGCTGGCTTTCTCCTTGATATCCAAACTGAGAGGAGGACTAGGAGCCTCTGCAGTCTTGTTCTTCTTCAGCACGGCTGCAAGGGCTGTCTTCCAAGGCAAGTTGTGGTTTTTAAAGCCACCCTAAACATAGAAGACCATTGCAAAATACACAGTTTATGAAGGAAACATGCTTTTATATGGGTTCAATTGACAATATAAAATTATCAAATGAACAAACCCTTGTCTTTGAGGGCATGGAGATAGCAATCATCTCTGGACACAGGACCTTGTATAGAGCCAGTAACTGTGTGAGAGGAGGTTGTCTGCCCTGTAGAAGGAAAGCATCAACAGGTTTCAGCCATCAGGTTTTACCCTTTATACACAAGAAAAACTACATTCATCAGAGAACTATTGATACGGTCAAAAAAGCACAATGGTTTTACAATGAACAGTTATTTGCAATGTAAAATAACCTTTTGTCTTGtacaaagaaattaaaatgtaaaaaaaatcattttaaatgacattaatatCAATAAGACTTACCATTTTTGCCTGAACTTCCAGCAATTTTCTCACCCTAAATGGCTGGACTATAAGAGAAAATAATACACTATgagaacaaaatataaaaacaacaaataattaaCAATCATTCATGATGCAAAGGTTCAGCCAAGTTTCCTTAGGGACAGATAATCTCACGAGACTGGAATCCAATCATTAAGTAGATCAGTCTATACCTAACgctatgctgtgctgtgattaTAGTGAAGCATGTCGCAAAGTAGAATTGTCTATTGTAactttttaaccagaatttcAGCACTGGTGAGAAGGATTTCAACTCATGACGATACTATGGATCAATGCTTACCATGTTCCTTTGTAGTTAAAAGATAGAGCAGGTGACAGACGTAAGGGGACTGAGAGAAGGGCGAGAGGAAATACATGAGGAAAATGAGGAAACAGAACTGCTCCAACATCAATGCTAAACTAAAAATCCACTGTGTAATAATAAGCAATAAACTGCAGaaatcatttatgtaaatgtaatgccttTACAGTGTTTAACTCACCAGCACTTCATCAGTTACAAAGCTGAAAATGAAGCCATATATGCTCCTCAGCTGATCCTTACTGTCAATCAGGTCAAACATAGTGAGAATCCAGCGGAGGAAAAGGATCTGGAAGAAAGGAACAGTGATTTAACATTTCGAGATAAAAGGTTCACTAACAAAGTAATTATTGAATGCATATATATCAGCAGCTAAAAAGGTGTTTACCTGTGCAGAGACTGGCATCTTGCCCATGCAGAACCACGACACCCCTCTGACCACAGAGTCCTGAGGCACGGCTGAAGCTGGGATCAGGAACTTCAGCACCCGTGAACATACTGAACTACCTGTACgtgaaacattttaacatttaccagacgcccttatctagagcgatttacagtcagtattgACAGGACAGTCActccctggaaacactcagggttaagtgtcttgcttaggggtacagtggtagtaagtggaatttgaacgtgggtctttgtggtcttctggttcatagacgagtgtctcacccactaagCTTTCTGTCAAtgcaatagagagagagagagagagagagagagagagagagagagagagacagacacacacacacacgcgcaatTTCTTACCCAGACGAAGACTCAATGCAAAATCCAACAGGGTGGCGACAGCTCCAGGCGGCAGACCTCGACCAAGGGCGACTCTCTCAACCAACACCAGGTTATTCTCCAGCGCATCGTTCCCTTTTACAGGCGTGCCAGCCTTCACTGGGGTGAAAATAGGGAGCAGGCACAACGCGAAACACAGTAACAGCAACGATGAGTGACTTGCAGAATACACACTTATCATTTATATAGCAGCCACGCAGCACAACAAATGACATTTCTGGGAGCAGAGACACGCCCCTTCACGGTCGCTAAATGCGCACCGAAATATTACCAAATTAATACTTTTTGGTACTCCGAGGGCTCCGTTAACACGTAAAAAAATGCATAGATCTGCTCTCTGCAACAGTGGCACATATGATCTGGGCCTGACAGAACAAACGAGCCATAGCTTAGCATGCTAACTGGCTAATGGGGAGTTCCACACAGGCCTGCAGCGCtttaaaaaaacctgaaaaggCGAGCTCCTGACATAATATAAAAggtattcatttaaaatataatcctGCAATAGAAGTGCCAGGTTTGTTCGGTCACCCTGGGAGAAGTATTCCAGCGCACGCCCGAAAGGGTCCTCCACGTCGGCTCGCCTCCTTTCGGATCTGCGCGAACTCCTGTTCGCTGCACCGTGAATGCACGATTCCGCCTCGGAAACATTGTGGCTTTTTGACATCGTCTTTGACATTccgttttaaaaaatatttaaaatatatgtatatattaaaaaaaagcttcttttGTAATAGGAACTGTCGCTCCCAAACAAAACCCGGCGTGGCTACATTTCAAATGCTCCGCGCGACCGTTCGCGCATGCGCACTGAGCTGGCAGGAGGACACGTGATCTCTCGTTTACAGCACAGCCACTAACACTGTACGTCTCTTGGTTTGGGTTAAATGAATGCCGATTAATGTTATTCATATACAACTACCAAAATACACGTCTGAATTAAAACCCTGTGACAAACGAAAGTGTTGCTGCGGATGTAGGGGAATTTTCCAAATAATAGGggaaacacattaaaaagaagattaaagacgtaaaagaaaaaatactttGTATAgctgcaatatatatataagcacaTAATGTAATAAGTATACAGCAAAAACTAGCACTTCCAGTGGTGTTACACTTTATTGGGACCCTAAAGTTGCATTTGAGAAACGTGTTGAAACGCATCACAGGCAAGTctaaaaaacacttaaaattaAGCTGGGTGTTCGCATACATAAAACAAATCAAGTATTCAGTTCTACAGAGTTAAGCAAAATGTCTaaaggtgggtgtgtgtgtgtgtgtgtgtgtgtgtgtgtgtttaggggtTTGCTG of the Denticeps clupeoides chromosome 18, fDenClu1.1, whole genome shotgun sequence genome contains:
- the cenpi gene encoding centromere protein I isoform X2, which encodes MSKTMSKSHNVSEAESCIHGAANRSSRRSERRRADVEDPFGRALEYFSQVKAGTPVKGNDALENNLVLVERVALGRGLPPGAVATLLDFALSLRLGSSVCSRVLKFLIPASAVPQDSVVRGVSWFCMGKMPVSAQILFLRWILTMFDLIDSKDQLRSIYGFIFSFVTDEVLSPYVCHLLYLLTTKEHVQPFRVRKLLEVQAKMGRQPPLTQLLALYKVLCPEMIAISMPSKTRGGFKNHNLPWKTALAAVLKKNKTAEAPSPPLSLDIKEKASTRKRKLHHLEVPQLSCGPEIESSRGKAVHLQQLRSFAQLLQNLDNIELPAQMGSLLSSSLALHYLDCVHDESALLRLNFWLGSVLHEEFLFCSRDGNPENSTEPSQFLDMLISTQDFLQECFSSSEFFLFKFLAMWDGSLHQPQILSLLSDIPPLPVSRMKMFLFEPLQQLYFTSSVFFKCGVIECLRSMLWKWLTWHFVQTSHKELDVSLSSSRTMNLHMSEFLELVTELVQYVGRLASAGLQLENYHILLHHQTLNFYELVCDVYLKFNLPLFLLPPSGVIFPSLLATDPVTVDRLGYVIFRYRQNLMSAKEHKQQKKEPSFHISRDVFREFNLLMVAVVSCLWISKDCQVDVGTDVHKALVPLRTMLSYCKNYNLIHHPAFLNYAIEFHQKCWPEQTNVDLSSIQGKKYWYWYLEFLFSQGFDGLKDFIQNNMDHQSTPVGGH
- the cenpi gene encoding centromere protein I isoform X1, giving the protein MSKTMSKSHNVSEAESCIHGAANRSSRRSERRRADVEDPFGRALEYFSQVKAGTPVKGNDALENNLVLVERVALGRGLPPGAVATLLDFALSLRLGSSVCSRVLKFLIPASAVPQDSVVRGVSWFCMGKMPVSAQILFLRWILTMFDLIDSKDQLRSIYGFIFSFVTDEVLSPYVCHLLYLLTTKEHVQPFRVRKLLEVQAKMGRQPPLTQLLALYKVLCPEMIAISMPSKTRGGFKNHNLPWKTALAAVLKKNKTAEAPSPPLSLDIKEKASTRKRKKLHHLEVPQLSCGPEIESSRGKAVHLQQLRSFAQLLQNLDNIELPAQMGSLLSSSLALHYLDCVHDESALLRLNFWLGSVLHEEFLFCSRDGNPENSTEPSQFLDMLISTQDFLQECFSSSEFFLFKFLAMWDGSLHQPQILSLLSDIPPLPVSRMKMFLFEPLQQLYFTSSVFFKCGVIECLRSMLWKWLTWHFVQTSHKELDVSLSSSRTMNLHMSEFLELVTELVQYVGRLASAGLQLENYHILLHHQTLNFYELVCDVYLKFNLPLFLLPPSGVIFPSLLATDPVTVDRLGYVIFRYRQNLMSAKEHKQQKKEPSFHISRDVFREFNLLMVAVVSCLWISKDCQVDVGTDVHKALVPLRTMLSYCKNYNLIHHPAFLNYAIEFHQKCWPEQTNVDLSSIQGKKYWYWYLEFLFSQGFDGLKDFIQNNMDHQSTPVGGH